The Candidatus Nitrosymbiomonas proteolyticus genome has a segment encoding these proteins:
- a CDS encoding flagellar capping protein FliD: MIGSSLSGISFSGLSSGIDSESIISRLLQIEAIPINRLESQKAQLQSRQTILQQLKGQVSNLAGAGSKLNSASTYQAIKAASSDTAVATMSAGTSSQAGTYELTVSKLAKAHKVSSSAQANTTDALGYSGTFVVNGEAVEVTASDTLKTLAQKINDKQAGVVASVLDGGTNNAYLTITSSKSGASNKAQVADLSGTVAADLGLISGGSSIRSAITNGATSVAFTSSSTAVGELMGVSGLGSLTFSVNSVDVTVDFDDDSLQDIANAINAAGTGATASVRSETVDGTTVYHLDISGASTPTFTDPDSALHALGILQQGFGSVLVTAQDAEYTLDGVSLTSATNTVTGVIPDVTLTLLQADETTPKTSTLTLTRDDEKIVSNVKEVMNAFNSLIDFIRANSAFDKETFQSGPLFGDSTARQVEDTVSNLVFRTVDGLTGTYTNLADIGFSFDDQGKLTLDESQLSTAIASNLSEVSAVFRAMGSSTANTLTYISSTDKTVASGSGYYSVNITQVATKGDLVAGVAQSSNTANSEILTFSGSLFGSTPYDLLVPSGYSQSAVVDLINNDSKLQDIVVATVEGGFLKIASKNYGTSNDFTVVSNVAAASDSTGIGLEGESAKTDALDVAGTINGEEATGNGQYLTGNSGNATTDGLQIQYTGTTLGDVGSIQLTQGIGALLQAQINSMTDSINGLFAANDQSIQSQVETIDDSIERLTEALLVKKQSLQQRFAAMEQAISQLQTQQTRLSSMFG, encoded by the coding sequence ATAGGAAGTAGTCTAAGCGGAATCTCGTTCAGCGGACTCAGCAGCGGAATCGACTCGGAGTCGATCATCAGTCGGCTGCTTCAGATTGAGGCGATTCCGATCAACCGCTTGGAAAGCCAGAAAGCGCAGTTGCAATCGCGTCAAACGATCCTGCAGCAACTCAAAGGGCAGGTTTCGAACTTGGCCGGGGCGGGTTCGAAGCTCAATTCAGCTAGCACGTACCAGGCGATCAAAGCCGCTTCCTCCGATACCGCCGTGGCGACGATGTCCGCGGGCACAAGCTCGCAAGCGGGGACGTACGAACTCACCGTAAGCAAGCTGGCAAAGGCGCACAAGGTCTCTTCGTCGGCTCAGGCCAATACGACGGATGCGCTGGGATACTCGGGGACCTTTGTGGTGAACGGCGAAGCCGTGGAGGTCACGGCGTCCGACACGCTCAAGACCCTCGCGCAGAAGATCAACGATAAGCAAGCGGGCGTCGTCGCAAGCGTGCTCGATGGGGGAACGAACAACGCGTATCTGACGATCACTTCGTCGAAATCGGGGGCGAGCAACAAGGCGCAAGTGGCCGATCTCAGCGGCACGGTTGCGGCAGACCTGGGGCTGATCAGCGGGGGATCGAGCATTCGTTCGGCAATCACCAACGGCGCGACGAGCGTGGCCTTCACGTCCAGTTCGACCGCCGTCGGGGAGTTGATGGGCGTTTCAGGCTTAGGGAGCTTAACTTTTTCGGTGAACAGCGTCGATGTCACCGTCGACTTCGATGACGACTCGCTCCAAGACATCGCCAACGCGATCAATGCCGCAGGCACGGGCGCGACGGCGAGCGTAAGATCAGAAACGGTGGACGGCACTACCGTTTATCACCTTGATATTTCCGGAGCCTCAACACCCACTTTCACCGACCCAGACTCGGCTCTCCATGCGTTGGGAATCCTCCAGCAAGGATTCGGCTCGGTACTCGTCACCGCCCAGGACGCCGAATACACCCTCGACGGGGTTTCGCTCACCTCGGCGACGAACACGGTTACCGGCGTGATTCCCGACGTCACTTTGACGCTGCTCCAGGCCGACGAGACGACTCCAAAGACCTCGACGCTCACGCTGACTCGCGACGACGAGAAGATCGTCAGCAACGTGAAGGAGGTCATGAACGCGTTTAACAGCCTGATCGACTTCATCCGGGCCAACAGCGCGTTCGATAAGGAGACGTTTCAATCGGGGCCTCTCTTTGGCGATTCAACTGCAAGGCAGGTCGAAGACACCGTATCGAACCTGGTTTTCCGGACCGTAGACGGGTTGACAGGAACGTACACGAACCTTGCCGACATCGGCTTCAGCTTCGATGACCAGGGCAAGCTCACGCTCGACGAAAGCCAGCTAAGCACGGCGATCGCGTCGAATCTCAGCGAGGTGAGTGCGGTGTTCCGGGCCATGGGAAGTTCGACCGCGAACACCCTGACTTACATTTCGAGCACCGACAAGACCGTCGCCTCAGGCAGCGGGTACTACAGCGTCAACATCACCCAGGTAGCGACCAAGGGAGACCTCGTCGCGGGCGTCGCCCAGAGTTCGAACACCGCAAATTCCGAGATCCTCACGTTTTCCGGTTCGCTCTTTGGCAGCACGCCCTATGATCTGCTCGTGCCGAGCGGGTACAGCCAGTCCGCCGTCGTCGATCTCATCAACAACGATTCCAAGCTCCAAGACATCGTTGTCGCGACGGTCGAAGGAGGGTTCCTCAAGATCGCGAGCAAGAACTACGGCACGAGCAACGACTTCACCGTCGTCAGCAACGTCGCCGCTGCGTCCGACAGCACGGGGATCGGGCTCGAAGGCGAAAGCGCCAAGACCGATGCGCTCGATGTCGCCGGAACGATCAACGGAGAAGAAGCGACTGGAAACGGCCAGTACCTGACGGGGAACTCTGGCAACGCGACGACCGATGGCCTTCAGATTCAGTACACGGGCACGACGCTGGGCGATGTGGGGAGCATTCAACTGACGCAGGGGATCGGCGCGCTCCTACAGGCACAAATCAACTCCATGACCGACTCGATCAATGGGCTCTTTGCGGCGAACGATCAATCGATTCAGTCGCAAGTCGAAACCATCGACGACTCGATCGAACGCCTGACGGAAGCGCTCCTTGTGAAGAAACAGTCGCTCCAACAGCGGTTCGCCGCGATGGAGCAAGCGATCTCGCAACTGCAAACGCAGCAGACCCGCCTGAGCTCGATGTTCGGGTAA